The DNA segment CCGCCGAACAGCGTGACCGCGACCGGACCGGGCAGGTGCGGACCGAGGAAGTCGCCGAGACCGCCGACGACCCACAGCAGCGCCGTCGCGGCGAAGATGACCGCGACGCGCTTGCCGCGAGCGTCGAGCGACCCCTCCTCGGCGAGGTACCTGCGGGCCTGTTCGCGGGCCTCGCTCACGTCGTCAACCTGCGGCGGGTAGAGGACGGACGTGAGCAGGTACCAGATTATTGGAAGAGTGACGACGACGATGGGGAGTCCGATGAACAACCACTGCGCGAACCCGATCTCGTAGCCCAGCATCTGGTTGAGCTGCGAGGCGAGCACCGCGTTCGGCGGCGTCCCGATGAGCGTCCCGACGCCGCCGACACTCGCGGCGTAGGCGGTGCCCAACAGCATCGAAACCTGGATGTTACGGAACTCGTCGTCGGTCGACGGGTCGGCGATCGCGCCGCCGTCGGAGGCGACCTCCGAGTCCACCGGGGCGGCCGACGCGTCGGCCGCCGCAACACCCTCGCGACCGATGACCTGCGTGAGGACCCCGAGCGCGATGGGCGTCATCATCGCGGTCGTCGCGGTGTTCGACACCCACATCGAGAGAAACGCGGTGGCGAGCATGACCGCCAACACTAGGCGGCGGGGCGACGACCCCATCGCCGCCATCATCCAGAGCGCGATCCGACGGTCGATGTCGTACTTCTGGAGGGCGTTGGCCAGCATGAACCCCGCGATGAACAGGAAGATGAGGTGGTCGGCGAAGCCGACCAGCGCGTCGTCGAGGTCGGCGTACACGCCGAAGATGGTCAACACGACGGGGATCGACAGCGCGGTGACGGCGAGCGGGAACGCCCCCGTCACCCAGAGGAAACCCGCGAAGAACATCGTCGCGAGCGC comes from the Halorussus vallis genome and includes:
- a CDS encoding SLC13 family permease, with the translated sequence MIPRPSSPRGRIVVFVLALLGTAVIAGAPNPNGLSVRGQFALATMFFAGFLWVTGAFPLAVTALSIPVVLTIFGVYADLDDALVGFADHLIFLFIAGFMLANALQKYDIDRRIALWMMAAMGSSPRRLVLAVMLATAFLSMWVSNTATTAMMTPIALGVLTQVIGREGVAAADASAAPVDSEVASDGGAIADPSTDDEFRNIQVSMLLGTAYAASVGGVGTLIGTPPNAVLASQLNQMLGYEIGFAQWLFIGLPIVVVTLPIIWYLLTSVLYPPQVDDVSEAREQARRYLAEEGSLDARGKRVAVIFAATALLWVVGGLGDFLGPHLPGPVAVTLFGGEGASVFGLDGHQGMLYYVVVGLMAIPALVLADTMEWDELADIDWGTILLFGGGIALADALAKTGTTKWIADTVFGSLTGAPIVLVVAVVVLLVIFLTEMTSNTATATIIVPILISIGGVFAATLGLTDVAAAVFLSVSGAIAASFAFALPVATPPNAIVFGSGYLKQSQMMRAGIVLNVLMTAILTALIWLLFQFVWPHLLW